The Cynocephalus volans isolate mCynVol1 chromosome 5, mCynVol1.pri, whole genome shotgun sequence genomic sequence TGAAAggcatgtattttttaattgacttatTTATTTGGAGGATATTAATTCTTGTTCCAAGGCTGATTTTCAAATCGTTTGCAAAGCGCGGCTCCATTGTTCGCCGGGCgcgcaggccccgccccctgcTTTGTGTGCGGCGCGCGGATTGGCCGGCGCGCGCGGGGGCCGCGTCAGCGCCCGCGAGCCCATTCATCTGTGCACTTGGGCGTTGGACTCCGCATCTTATTAGCAACCAGGGAgatttctccattttcctcttGTCTACAGTGCGGCTACAAAtctgggattttttttattacatttttttttttaactacactTGGGCTCCTTTTTTGTGCTCGACTTTTCCaccctttttccctccctcctgcgCTGCTGCTTTTTGATCTCTTCgactaaaatttttttatccGGAGTGTATTTAATCGGTTCTGTTCTGTCCTCttcaccaccccaccccctccctccggTGTGTGTGCCGCTGCTGCCGttgccgccgctgctgctgccgctgctgctgctcgCCCCATCGTTACACCAACCCAAGGCTCTTTGTTTCCCCTCTTGGATCTGTTGAGTTTCTTTGTTGAAGAAGCCAGCATGGGTGCCCAGTTCTCCAAGACCGCAGCGAAGGGAGAAGCCGCCGCAGAGAGGCCAGGGGAGGCAGCTGTGGCCTCGTCGCCTTCCAAAGCGAATGGGCAGGTAAATTCTACCTGTGCTTCTAGTCATTTCTTTGGTGTCTTTCTCCAGTCTCTAcgcttcccctcccctctttgTCGCGCCCTAGGCGCATTTGGTGAGAGAAGCGTGGCTGGATTCTTGTCTGAAAGTTGAAAGGAAAATGATAGCCTAAATCGTCAATTTTTCGTAAGAGGGGTCTCCCCCTCACACCCCAAAGGAGTGGTTCCCTAGAATCCTGGAGAATTCTTGAGTGGACGGGAGGAAAAGTGATAAATGGACTAAAATGGCGTGGTTTGGAGATTGGCAGAATGTGACTTGGTAGGTGCCCCCCCAACCCCCGGGAGGCACAATGGTGTTTGGGTGGCTCTCGTGTTTGTTGTTGAGACTGGGTCGCCTTCGAGATTTCTGAACTGGTGTGATTGGGGCGATGGGGGGAGAGGTAAAGAAGGGGTCCGCAAAGGGGGTGACGGTGGAGAAAGGCGTGGAGGAAAAGGCTGTCTTATTGTATGCCGAGGCGGCGTGCCTTGGGTTCTTGGAAAGGTGGCTGGCTGCAGCAGGACCAAGGGTTTCGGTACCTTTCGATGGGGCTTTCCCCACTGTCCCATTCTTTATTCGTAGCTCTCTGTGGCATTATACACCATTTTACTTTTAAACGGTATCCCTGGGGTCGGACAACCCAGTGAGTGGGTCCTTTAAGGACCTCTCCAGATGGTCGAGAAGCGGCAGCTCGTGCGTTTCGGTCGGGATGGTTCGTGTGCGTGGCGCCTCGACCACCCGCGGGGGCCGCCCCGGCGCTGCCCGGACTCAGGCAGATAATCACGGTTGGGTGGGCGCGAGAGGTCGGCCATGGATGGCTGCTTTGCAAACACTGGGCACCCACCACGCCTCTTTTCCTCGAGCAGAGGCCGTGTTGCTTCGCCTATTCTAACCTGGGGAAGGCAAGCTCTGCCAAGTGGCTTTAAACCcgttaaaaatgcaaaatgagtCGCTGGGGCGCGCCCCGACTTCGCAGATTCACGGGCGAAGGTGGGCGTGGAAGGAGAGGCCAGACCTCAGAAATAATGGGTTTTCCCCCGGCGTTGTTGGTTTTAGCCCGACCAGGAGGCCGGGAAGCCACCTGAGCTTTGTTTGCGGATTCTCGGGCTGCGCGATCCGGGCTCGGGGGCTCCTCGGCCTGCGGGCAGGGCccggctgggcagggctgggtggccCGGCGGCCCCGCCCCTCCTCGCCCGCCTGCGCCCAGCTCGGCGCCGTGGAGGCGCAGCGCCCCCTGTCGTTCTTAAGGCCCTAGGCGGCCGCGAGGCCTTAGAGCGCGCGGCGCGGGCGCTTTTGGCCGGAGCGCTGTGAACCCCCTGGGAATTCCCGATGTTGTGAAGAAACCTCTAGGTTTGGGGCAAGAGGCGGATGTGTATCGTAGGGGCAGAACACCAGCTCTGGCTCTGTGCGTTCTTCCAAACGGCGTTTGGCGTATCAAGTATTAGTTGGCACGTCTTTTGCAAAGCCTGCGCGCAAGGGCAGGCATGGTCATCCTTAGCATTCTACGTGTCGGACTCGGTCCTACGCTCGATGGTCAGGGCTACAGCTGTGCGTGTAGGGCTCCCTAAACGGTGCTGCCCCATTTCTTCGTTCTTGGGGCCCTTTGGGCATCCAACCCCGCGTTCCCATATTGGTGGGAGGCTCCGTAGCCTCCAGAGGGGCCCGAGGGAGAAACTGGTCCCTCACGGTCAAGGGGTAGGGGTGTGAGCGGGCATGGCGGCGCCCGGGCCACTTCAGTGACGCTCCTGCTTTTTTTGCCCCGCAGGAGAATGGCCACGTGAAGGTAAACGGAGACGCTTCGCCCGCGGCCGCCGAGCCGGGCGCCAAGGAGGAGCTGCAGGCCAACGGCAGCGCCCCGGCCGCGGACAAGGAGGAGCCCGCGACCGCCGGGAGCGGGGCGGCGTCGCCCTCCGCGGCCGAAAAAGATGAGCCGGCTGCCGCGGCCCCCGAGGCAGGGGCCAGCCCCGCGGAGAAGGAGACCCCGGCCGAGGGCGAGGCCCCGGAGCCCGGCTCGCCCACGGCCGCAGAGGGGGAGGCCGCCTCGGCCGCCTCCTCGACGTCTTCGCCCAAGGCCGAGGACGGGGCCACGCCCTCGCCCAGCAACGAGACcccgaaaaaaaaaaagaagcgcTTTTCCTTCAAGAAGTCTTTCAAGCTGAGCGGCTTCTCCTTCAAGAAGAACAAGAAGGAGGCGGGAGAGAGCGGTGAGGCGGAGGGCACAGCCGGCGTCTCCGCTGAAGCGGGCAAGGACGAGGCCGCCGGGGGAGCCGCTGCGGCCGCCGCCGAGGCGGGCGCGGCCTCCGGGGAGCAGGCGGCGGTGCCAGGCGAAGAGGCCGCCGCGGGCGAGGAAGGGGTGGCGGGTGGCGACCCGCAGGAGGCCAAGCCCGAGGAGGCTGCTGTCGCGCCTGAGAAGCCGGCCGTCAGCGAGGAGCCCAAGGCCGCCGAGGAGCCCAACAAGGCGGAGGAGAAGGCCGAGGAGGCCGGGGCCAGCGCCGCCGCCTGCGAGGGGCCCTCAGCCGCTGGGCCCGGCGCGCCCCCGGAGCAGGAGGCGGCCCCCGCCGAGGAGCCCGCGGCCGCCTCCGCCTCGTCAGCCTGCGCAGCCCCCTCACAGGAGGCCCAGCCCGAGTCCAGTCCAGAAGCCCCCCCAGCGGAGGCGGCAGAGTAAAAGAGCGAGAGTTTTTGAGATAATCGAAGGACTTTTCTCCCCCGTTTGTTTGTTGGAGTGGTGCCAGGTACTGGTTTTGGAGAACTTGTCTACAACCAGGGATTGATTTTAaagatgtctttttttattttacttttttttaagcaGCAAATTTTGGgttcttttccccctcccccacagatCCCATCTCAGATCATTCTGTTCACCACCATTCCAACAGGTCGAGGAGAGCTTAAACACCTTCCTCTGccttgtttctcttttattttttttcttttattttttgc encodes the following:
- the MARCKS gene encoding myristoylated alanine-rich C-kinase substrate, whose protein sequence is MGAQFSKTAAKGEAAAERPGEAAVASSPSKANGQENGHVKVNGDASPAAAEPGAKEELQANGSAPAADKEEPATAGSGAASPSAAEKDEPAAAAPEAGASPAEKETPAEGEAPEPGSPTAAEGEAASAASSTSSPKAEDGATPSPSNETPKKKKKRFSFKKSFKLSGFSFKKNKKEAGESGEAEGTAGVSAEAGKDEAAGGAAAAAAEAGAASGEQAAVPGEEAAAGEEGVAGGDPQEAKPEEAAVAPEKPAVSEEPKAAEEPNKAEEKAEEAGASAAACEGPSAAGPGAPPEQEAAPAEEPAAASASSACAAPSQEAQPESSPEAPPAEAAE